One segment of Candidatus Sulfotelmatobacter sp. DNA contains the following:
- a CDS encoding homocysteine synthase — translation MSSTLDPAAQRGFDTVALHGSQGGHDGDPTTHARAVPIYQTTSYTFDDTAHAARLFALQEFGNIYTRIMNPTTDVLEQRVAALEGGVGALGLASGQAAVIYSILNIARAGDHVVSAASLYGGTYNAFVHTLPRFGIEVSLVDASDPAAVAAAIRPNTKAVFAETIGNPKVDVLDVRAIADVAHAAKIPLLVDNTLATPYLLRPIEHGADIVIHSATKFIGGHGTTIGGVLVDGGTFDWAGSGRFPDFTDPDPSYHGVKYVDAFGPAAYILKARVQLLRDVGAALSPFNAFLLIQGLETLALRIERHSANALRVAEFLAGHPKVRWVRYPGLPGDPAYAKAQTYLPKGAGAIVTFGVAGGAAAAQALIDRLQLFSLLANVGDAKSLVIHPASTTHQQLSPEEQKLSGITPNTVRLSVGIESIADIIADLEQALAAV, via the coding sequence ATGAGCAGCACCCTTGACCCCGCCGCGCAACGCGGTTTCGACACCGTCGCCCTGCACGGCAGCCAGGGCGGCCATGACGGCGATCCGACGACGCACGCGCGGGCCGTCCCGATCTACCAGACCACGTCGTACACGTTCGACGACACCGCGCACGCCGCGCGCCTGTTCGCGCTGCAAGAGTTCGGCAACATCTACACGCGCATCATGAACCCGACCACCGACGTGCTCGAGCAGCGCGTGGCCGCGCTCGAAGGCGGCGTCGGCGCGTTGGGTCTGGCCAGCGGTCAGGCCGCGGTCATCTACAGCATCCTCAACATCGCGCGCGCCGGCGATCACGTGGTCAGCGCGGCCTCGCTCTACGGCGGGACCTACAACGCGTTCGTGCACACGCTCCCGCGCTTCGGGATCGAGGTCTCGCTGGTCGACGCGAGCGATCCGGCGGCGGTCGCGGCCGCGATTCGGCCGAACACCAAGGCCGTCTTCGCCGAGACGATCGGCAACCCGAAGGTCGACGTGCTCGACGTGCGCGCGATCGCCGACGTCGCGCACGCGGCGAAGATCCCGCTGCTGGTCGACAACACCCTGGCGACCCCGTATCTGCTGCGCCCGATCGAGCACGGCGCCGACATCGTCATCCATTCGGCGACCAAGTTCATCGGCGGCCACGGCACGACCATCGGCGGCGTCCTCGTCGACGGGGGCACCTTCGACTGGGCCGGCTCGGGCCGCTTCCCCGATTTCACCGACCCCGATCCGTCGTATCACGGGGTGAAGTACGTCGACGCCTTCGGGCCGGCCGCGTACATCCTCAAGGCGCGCGTGCAGCTGCTGCGCGACGTCGGCGCGGCGCTCTCGCCGTTCAACGCCTTCCTGCTGATCCAGGGCCTCGAGACGCTGGCGCTGCGGATCGAGCGGCACAGCGCCAACGCGCTGCGCGTCGCGGAATTCCTGGCCGGGCACCCGAAGGTACGTTGGGTGCGGTATCCGGGGCTGCCGGGCGATCCGGCCTACGCCAAGGCGCAAACCTACCTGCCCAAGGGCGCGGGCGCGATCGTGACCTTCGGCGTCGCCGGCGGTGCCGCGGCGGCGCAGGCGCTGATCGACCGGCTGCAGCTCTTCTCGCTGCTGGCCAACGTCGGCGACGCGAAGTCGCTGGTCATCCATCCGGCATCGACGACGCACCAGCAACTCTCGCCCGAAGAGCAGAAGCTCAGCGGCATCACGCCCAACACGGTGCGGCTGTCGGTCGGCATCGAGTCGATCGCCGACATCATCGCCGATCTCGAGCAGGCGCTCGCGGCGGTTTGA
- a CDS encoding gamma carbonic anhydrase family protein produces the protein MIIEYRGKRPKVAASAFVAPTAVLIGDVEIGEEASIWFGTVIRGDNGPIRIGARANVQDNSVVHVSEHCETVIEDDVTVGHCAILEDCRIKRGALIGSNAVILNHATVGEQSLIGAGSVVAAGAEIPDRVVAAGAPATVKKKLEGEAVRWIEIAGPEYVHLSRSYLQHGIGDPEMHEIAESHVEA, from the coding sequence ATGATCATCGAGTACCGCGGAAAGCGCCCCAAGGTGGCGGCCTCGGCCTTCGTCGCACCCACGGCCGTGCTGATCGGCGACGTCGAGATCGGCGAGGAAGCGTCGATTTGGTTCGGCACGGTCATCCGCGGGGACAACGGGCCGATCCGCATCGGCGCGCGCGCCAACGTCCAGGACAACTCGGTGGTCCACGTCAGCGAGCACTGTGAGACGGTCATCGAAGACGACGTCACCGTCGGCCACTGCGCGATCCTCGAAGATTGTCGCATCAAGCGCGGCGCGCTGATCGGCTCGAACGCGGTCATCCTCAACCACGCGACCGTCGGCGAACAGAGCCTGATCGGCGCCGGCTCGGTGGTCGCGGCCGGCGCCGAGATCCCGGATCGCGTCGTCGCGGCCGGCGCGCCCGCCACCGTGAAAAAGAAACTCGAAGGCGAAGCGGTGCGCTGGATCGAGATCGCGGGACCGGAATACGTGCACCTTTCGCGCTCGTACTTGCAGCACGGCATCGGCGATCCCGAGATGCACGAGATCGCCGAGTCCCACGTCGAAGCCTGA